CGATCATGCAACGAATAGCGTCATTACAGCATGGACTCTGATCCTGAAAATCGGGTGGCGGTGACTGCTGTTATCAACCTGGATAAATTGGATGCGTTACGCCAGCTGGATCCGGCGGGTAGCGCCGGGATACTAAAAAAATTAATCGGTATTTTTTTAGTATCTGCGCCCGAGTTTGTCATTAAAATCGAAGCAGCCATTCAAGCAGGAGATCACGCTGGGCTTGTCCGTACGGCGCACTCATTGCGATCAAGCGCAGCCAATGTGGGTGCTGAAAAACTTTTCGAAATTTGCCGGTTGCTGG
This is a stretch of genomic DNA from Nitrosomonas sp. sh817. It encodes these proteins:
- a CDS encoding Hpt domain-containing protein — translated: MDSDPENRVAVTAVINLDKLDALRQLDPAGSAGILKKLIGIFLVSAPEFVIKIEAAIQAGDHAGLVRTAHSLRSSAANVGAEKLFEICRLLEESDSHAQNNDMVSLLSRLQYEFRLVMKALQQLQQNL